A window of the Methanomassiliicoccales archaeon genome harbors these coding sequences:
- a CDS encoding ABC transporter permease: MISVLYQNEVYRLLKSRRFKVMLVLMLLPVVIYFFTHEEITEYSAKALKISFQINISQFLINFWASVIGQLIVIIIMSDLLASEIDRGTIRLLLAKPIKKSEIVFGKFFSGITTVSLIFGIPYFVMEIYMVLLYKSGFEGFTATFDDFLYVLGVTILVLGSLGAVSMLLSVILSRPLYASLASFGLVFTAQFILPQLPFFDNPERFNLSYQIGVLLKRGFTLHTGLDTYKGDATMSALFFLSVILLSLTFTLLGLYRKEYEG; this comes from the coding sequence GTGATTAGTGTTTTGTATCAAAACGAGGTTTATAGACTTTTGAAATCTAGAAGATTCAAGGTAATGCTTGTTCTGATGCTTTTACCTGTTGTAATATATTTTTTCACTCATGAGGAAATTACTGAGTATAGTGCAAAAGCTCTCAAGATATCATTCCAGATAAATATTTCTCAATTTTTGATAAATTTTTGGGCGAGTGTAATTGGCCAGCTCATTGTCATAATTATCATGAGTGACTTGCTGGCAAGTGAAATAGACAGAGGAACAATAAGACTTCTTTTGGCGAAACCAATAAAGAAAAGTGAAATAGTCTTTGGCAAATTCTTTTCGGGAATCACCACTGTGAGTCTGATCTTTGGAATTCCATACTTTGTGATGGAAATATACATGGTACTTCTCTATAAATCAGGATTCGAGGGATTTACAGCGACATTTGATGACTTTTTGTATGTTTTAGGTGTTACTATTCTTGTGCTGGGAAGTCTAGGTGCGGTTTCGATGTTACTTTCTGTGATTCTTTCGAGGCCACTCTATGCTTCATTGGCTAGCTTTGGCTTAGTCTTTACAGCACAGTTCATACTTCCTCAGTTACCATTTTTTGACAACCCTGAACGTTTTAATCTAAGCTACCAGATAGGCGTGCTCCTAAAGAGAGGGTTTACACTTCACACCGGGTTGGACACATATAAAGGAGATGCAACTATGAGTGCTTTGTTTTTCCTTAGTGTTATTTTACTTTCCTTAACTTTTACTCTGTTAGGTCTTTACAGAAAGGAGTATGAGGGATGA